The Vespa velutina chromosome 15, iVesVel2.1, whole genome shotgun sequence DNA window TAAGCAattatattcatgtatatattcaaaatttcatcgaatatgttaatatttcttcttttgtaattgaataaaaagaagttcgtctcaattaataatacaaatataatgtattataaatattatcatatattacgtaatatattatgtaatatattacataagttTTACGATatgttctaacgataatataatttaattgattaaaattgtAACTGTAAtgatttgataattaattctaattaattaatataacgatGTTGTCAGGAATAATTAAAGCTATATTTTGACACTAGATGGCGAGTCGATTGGGTTTCACAGGATCGTAatcatagaaatttataaaaggtgcaaaatatttttaatttttataagtatatagtTTAATTCGTgataatatgttttaataatgtaataattatataagagaatcattaattaacgtttaacatagtatttttttaagaatttattatctacttattctttttttatcgtaatattctATTTCTCGGGTATAATTCAAATTCGCCACTCTTTTCCTTACGAATATcgccattattattacagacGTTGTTTATCAAGAGTTTCTATGTGTTCGCAATGGTTTATACCATGAATTCTCATGGTtacaattttcattcgattttgaTAATCGAGGGAAttcattagaaagaaaaaggtttttcttttttgaaaaatgttattttctttacaaaaatcgtatctaaaaataagtaatttaCTAGAGTAATTTTCATGCAAGGAAAAGTCTATATTGAAAAtctgaaaatataattcgtatatattgataaagaTCGTAACGAAGCTTCGTCAACACGTTAATGACAGGTAAttggtatatattttctaatataaagcATGAACACTTTCCTTACAattttacgtatacatacacatatttatatacataaatataattaatattattttatattaataatattctaaatgTATACttgtattgataatataataagacaGGAACAAATAAATTGCAGGATGTAAGTGTTGATTTATCCTTTGCCTTGTTGCATAATTATTAGTGcgttatgaataatttaaaacagatgcaaaaaaaaaataatacttgtaACGTCAATCGAGTATAAGAAAAACGTTAATGTCTAATCTGAATAATTGCacgtttcgtttttcttacGGAATTGACTTCGTACCTGCTGTTATCTAAAAATTGACGATCATACCTCGTTTTTACAGCACAGTTTTTCAATTTACGCGCGTCAACACGACGAATCGGAAGAAGGGGCAGGATTCTAACGTGTTTTtagttcatttttcttccgcACTTGTCGCTTAAGTCAAACGTCTCAATGTCGAGCAACATTGGATAAACAGTcttaaatatgttatatttgtCATCATAAAATTGTCagattattgtaaaaatttattgttatatttattggtACGTTGTATATTTCAATCGTAATGTtcttaaattcattattttatagtgATTATTTCGTAGGTTTCTTCTGAATAAGCGGTACACTTATCTATACGAAAGTTAACCTCAACCATATACAGGGTCagtgatatattaaataattttttatatatttactaatcCAACTCATTTTATATCTGTTAATctcttctttaaaataatattaatttgttaggAAATTTTACAAGTTACTGTTTCATTTTCAGCATGACGTCTGTCAAGTTATTGGAAGATAGGATACTAGAATTGGAAAAGCAGATTTATGGACTTGGGAAGGTATTGCAGCTAGACGATCCATTACCAGAAACATCTATTACCGATAATCTCTTACATACGAATACATTGATCTCTTCGGCATTATCAGGCAGGGAAAAGATAAATGAGGCTATAAAACGATTACCAGAATTGAATAAACACTTAGATATAACTTTGGAAGAATTAGATATGCCCATAGAAGCTAAATTGCATTTATTGCTACTTCTGGAGcaagaaattattgataatcataaatatttaaacgaaatacAGGAATTGATGCCAGTTTTAGAAACAGATTCTTTAAAAGATGTTCCAGAATTATCTGTAAAACTTAATGAATTATCTTTGAAACAATTGAAGATACATGAGGAAGCTGAAgcgtttacaaaaaatatgcATTCTGTCTTCTGTATGTATAACGATGTGATAGATAGTATATCTAAAACATTGATTAGCTTGGATAAAGAAATTACACGTGCTGAAACTAGTAAAAAGTAGATAAGTGACATTAGTACACCGTTAATTTATTCTGCATTTCTGCGTTTCTTTGGAGTAGAGGTTACATAGATGATTGTAAAGGTATCGAGTTCAggattacttttatatatacatatatatatatatatacatatatatatatatatgtatatgtatatatatatatatttatttattattcatggcttaaaatataaaaatacttacGAATTCATTGATGCCTATGCATAAATGAAAgtgtttcattataatattattattgaacatAAATGAAATTGTACACTATTGaacatatttcattattagtGTATCAATaacaatgtattttattacaataatcatatatacatttacccTATCTATTGTTTAATCTTATCCATCATTCGTTTCAGGAATTCTACGCAAGAATCACTGAGACAAATCATCGATCGAATATAATCGATCgttaatatgttattatcgttggtcTCTTCcgttaaatgtttttatttctgaTTTATAGTATTCGTAAGAGTCTTCGTACAATCTAGAAAGATTcaacaaatataatactttcatATGCATATTCATACTTATTGGATTGACTTTGGTCCAAACCTAATAtaactttcatatattttccgAGCAAAACTTGCAGCGTGTGTTCGTAAGAGTATAATACTTAAAGAGACCTAATTTGCTaacttgcaaaaaaaaatctattaccACGTTAACCATATTAAACAATTACTTTATAcagtatttacatattattttccttaatattaaacaaagtATGATTTTGTAATCTACACATCtgcacgttatatatatatatatatatatatatatatatatatatatgtatgtatatatatataagtttatataatcactgatattaatttttagtaTAGATATTGCATATCTGTGCTTTcgattgtaaaagaaattatttcatggCCATCTGATACTAAGAGCATACTTTGTAGTATAAATAGGAACATGATTCATAAAAGAACATCAAATAAGTtccaataaagaaaaaaaaaaaaaaaaaaacatttgtatGCTGAGAATTTTTGAAGAGTAAGTACTTTTGTAAGCGTTTTGTATGCAAATACTCGAAAAAATCAGAgcaattgtttcttttttttgtttttttttttttttttaacattgatCAGTATACGACCAACATTATTTTAACTTCCAATTATTTGTATACTTCCAAAGTATCCGTATCTTATAAGTTGTTTAAATTTATGTTTGCAAAGCAGGAACCAAATGTCGTAACCAATCTAAAGCAGGCTCCAAACTAGAGTAAATTGCAGGATGACCTCTTGAACATTTACTATGGTGACTGAGTAAACCTtgaattttccattttcctgACTCTCTGGCACACATTAAAGGTGCTCCTTCGTCATTCTACGAGTAAGATATTGACAtacattaatttcaaaatcattttttaccTATTTCTTTTGATACATTTTATGATTTGTTCcttaattcaaataatactCACATAACAAAGCTCTTTATCCATATTGGACAAGCCAATACATATGTTATACTTTGTTATAAATCCTGCATAATGGCTGGTAGTATTACATTCATTAGAATCATACATTGGCATTGGCAAGAATTCATTATATTGTTGTAAATCCAGTTCTCCGTTAACTGGGAATCTCCATCCTACACTAACACAGACATCGTTTGGCTGAAATATAAAGTATCATCAAATGTtagatgatttattaatttattttataaatgatatataatttccgtttgaaaaaagttttaaaaaatat harbors:
- the LOC124954514 gene encoding uncharacterized protein LOC124954514 — its product is MTSVKLLEDRILELEKQIYGLGKVLQLDDPLPETSITDNLLHTNTLISSALSGREKINEAIKRLPELNKHLDITLEELDMPIEAKLHLLLLLEQEIIDNHKYLNEIQELMPVLETDSLKDVPELSVKLNELSLKQLKIHEEAEAFTKNMHSVFCMYNDVIDSISKTLISLDKEITRAETSKK